One window of the Paenibacillus beijingensis genome contains the following:
- a CDS encoding sensor histidine kinase: protein MRSGWTYVLDRLFYIVSFLAAIGVGCLIWILDRTAARTRVPAADGNVGGQDGMRSGWTYVLDRLFYIVSFLAAIGVGCLIWILDRTAAGSGYYGWTLLYFVLLSVFALVLFLAADYARHKRYLRQLQAALAQAGDPQALQQLNAGVTREQRAVQELLAARHLAYHNALDAYKKRQEFHHHFIHQWVHQMKTPVSVIDLIAQQESGGGLSGAEAKALLLSVGEEAERLARGLEQMLNTARLDKFELDLHPKRLALHEAARSCINTHKRLLIRGSIFPQVEGEAWAETDEKWLAFILNQLIANAIKYSRPKPGSKRLTVKVGHALNGVATVTVQDEGIGIPSQDLPRVFDPFFTGENGRSSEESTGMGLYLVQQVCLKLGHRIRIESAEGRGTAVTVEISGGGIHGMAREMQTFAEER, encoded by the coding sequence ATGAGGAGCGGATGGACGTATGTGCTGGACAGGCTTTTTTACATCGTCTCTTTTCTGGCTGCAATCGGAGTCGGGTGTCTCATCTGGATATTGGACCGAACCGCTGCGCGGACAAGGGTACCGGCTGCGGACGGAAACGTTGGCGGACAGGACGGTATGAGGAGCGGATGGACGTATGTGCTGGACAGGCTTTTTTACATCGTCTCTTTTCTGGCTGCAATCGGAGTCGGGTGTCTCATCTGGATATTGGACCGAACCGCTGCGGGCAGCGGCTATTACGGGTGGACACTGCTTTATTTTGTGCTGCTGTCCGTTTTTGCGCTCGTGCTTTTTCTGGCGGCGGATTACGCCCGCCACAAACGTTATTTGCGCCAGCTGCAGGCGGCGCTTGCGCAGGCGGGCGATCCGCAAGCTCTGCAGCAGCTGAACGCGGGCGTCACGCGTGAGCAGCGCGCCGTGCAGGAGTTGCTTGCCGCCCGCCATCTGGCCTATCACAATGCGCTGGATGCATACAAGAAACGACAGGAGTTTCACCATCATTTTATCCATCAATGGGTTCACCAGATGAAGACGCCTGTTTCGGTCATCGATCTGATCGCGCAGCAGGAGAGCGGCGGCGGGCTGTCCGGAGCGGAAGCGAAGGCGTTGCTGCTGAGCGTCGGCGAAGAGGCGGAACGGCTCGCACGAGGGCTGGAGCAAATGCTGAACACGGCCCGCCTGGACAAATTCGAGCTCGATCTGCATCCGAAGCGGCTAGCGCTGCACGAGGCGGCGCGCAGCTGCATCAATACGCATAAGCGGCTTCTTATTCGCGGGAGCATTTTTCCGCAGGTGGAGGGCGAGGCTTGGGCGGAAACGGACGAGAAATGGCTGGCTTTCATTCTGAACCAGCTGATCGCGAACGCCATCAAATATTCCCGTCCGAAACCGGGCAGCAAGCGGCTGACAGTAAAAGTCGGGCACGCTCTGAACGGCGTCGCGACGGTGACCGTGCAGGATGAGGGCATCGGCATCCCGTCCCAAGACTTGCCGCGCGTGTTCGATCCGTTCTTTACGGGCGAGAACGGCCGCTCCAGCGAGGAGTCCACCGGGATGGGATTGTATCTTGTTCAGCAGGTGTGCCTGAAGCTCGGCCACCGGATCCGGATCGAATCGGCGGAGGGACGGGGAACGGCGGTGACCGTTGAAATAAGCGGCGGCGGAATTCACGGGATGGCGCGGGAGATGCAAACTTTTGCGGAAGAACGGTGA
- a CDS encoding ABC transporter ATP-binding protein, whose translation MNVLNVQGVGKIYSTQGNVNYKALDGIDLRVDAGEFVGVMGPSGSGKTTLLNMLATIDKPTTGSIEINGVNPSMLGEKKLALFRRRELGFVFQDFNLLDTLSIKENIVLPLVLDGLPPKRIEEALAPCAELLGITAILGKRPYEVSGGQKQRAAIARAIIHKPALLLADELTGNLDSKAAKDVMESLQDMNEKFGATVLMVTHDPFSASYCRRIVFIKDGRFFSEIRRGTNRQTFFQQILDALSVLGGNFDDVPFARA comes from the coding sequence ATGAATGTTTTGAACGTACAAGGCGTCGGCAAAATTTACAGTACGCAAGGGAATGTGAATTACAAAGCACTGGATGGAATCGATCTGCGGGTGGATGCGGGCGAATTCGTCGGGGTAATGGGACCGTCGGGAAGCGGCAAAACGACGCTGCTCAATATGCTGGCTACAATCGATAAGCCGACAACCGGATCGATCGAAATTAACGGAGTGAACCCGTCCATGCTGGGGGAGAAAAAGCTGGCGCTGTTCCGGCGCCGCGAGCTCGGCTTCGTATTCCAGGATTTCAACCTGCTCGACACACTCAGCATAAAAGAAAATATTGTACTGCCGCTCGTGCTGGACGGCCTTCCGCCGAAACGGATCGAAGAAGCGCTGGCGCCGTGCGCCGAGCTGCTTGGCATCACCGCCATTCTCGGCAAACGTCCCTATGAGGTGTCGGGCGGGCAGAAGCAGCGCGCGGCGATCGCCCGGGCCATCATTCACAAGCCGGCGCTGCTGCTGGCCGATGAGCTGACCGGCAATCTCGATTCCAAGGCGGCCAAGGATGTGATGGAATCACTCCAAGATATGAACGAAAAGTTTGGAGCGACGGTGCTAATGGTCACCCACGACCCGTTCTCGGCCAGCTACTGCCGGCGGATCGTGTTCATCAAGGACGGCCGTTTCTTCTCGGAGATTCGCCGCGGGACGAACCGGCAGACGTTTTTCCAGCAAATATTGGACGCGCTGAGCGTGTTGGGAGGGAATTTCGATGACGTTCCGTTCGCTCGCGCTTAG
- a CDS encoding FtsX-like permease family protein: MTFRSLALSNIKGNLRTYSAFFLSSVFSVLIFYLYAAFLFHPDIVNGNIAAAGKVTTMMQVCEYLIVIFSFFFVLYSNSAFLKTRTKEFGLLTLFGTTRGQLRIMVLYESAALAVVSIAAGIGLGMLLSKLFFMGLGVLLNSDVSILFAVPMKAVWLTAGGFFLLFMLISSATVLRVGRKQIIDLLQEARKPKQPPTFSPLLSLLACVCLAAGYTMALKMTMMNFTLFALPVIGLVTLGSYFLFTQLSVALIRLLQRSTRFFYNRTNLITVSQLAFKMKDNARILFAVSIMSAVMVTAVGSVYSIQKVSRDQLLEHVPYTVGFLERGLNTHEVADPQEVRSVIAASGEMLEAEARVVGIAAAKVRIQQTKGKTANFPERSAMAISQTDYNAQAQRLGKKPVKLEDGHAVYVLPYKEMNTGGSGKGGVIEAVINGSPVKLSLDDYAYGAVLSPVAEATYLIVASDKQFMEWDRQTPAERKLVAYGYEIRGWEQALPAVQKIEQLIPADKKAQAQTYRVSSYIETQQSISLALFIGMFISLLFFIAAGSMIYFKLFTELQEDRAQFKALARIGMTAGEIRRIVATQVGMVFFVPCLVGIGHSLFALKALGDLLAAPVWMYGLLVIGIYVVMQTVYFLFSCSTYIHSIRRGTAG; this comes from the coding sequence ATGACGTTCCGTTCGCTCGCGCTTAGCAACATCAAAGGGAATCTGCGGACATACAGCGCTTTTTTTCTCAGCAGCGTGTTCTCGGTTCTCATCTTTTACTTGTACGCGGCGTTCCTGTTTCACCCCGACATCGTGAACGGCAACATTGCGGCGGCGGGCAAAGTGACGACGATGATGCAGGTGTGCGAATATTTGATCGTCATCTTCTCGTTCTTCTTTGTGCTCTATTCCAATTCGGCTTTTTTGAAAACACGGACGAAGGAGTTCGGACTGCTGACGCTCTTTGGCACGACTCGCGGCCAGCTGCGCATAATGGTGCTCTATGAGAGCGCTGCCCTGGCCGTCGTTTCAATCGCAGCCGGAATCGGTCTCGGCATGCTGCTGAGCAAGCTGTTTTTCATGGGGCTTGGCGTACTGCTGAATTCGGACGTTTCCATCCTTTTCGCGGTACCTATGAAAGCGGTCTGGCTTACGGCGGGCGGATTTTTTCTGCTGTTCATGCTCATATCGTCGGCAACGGTCCTCCGTGTCGGGCGGAAGCAAATTATCGATCTGCTTCAGGAAGCGCGCAAGCCGAAGCAGCCGCCCACTTTCTCGCCGCTGTTGTCGCTGCTCGCCTGCGTATGCCTTGCGGCCGGGTATACGATGGCGCTCAAGATGACGATGATGAATTTCACTTTGTTTGCGCTCCCGGTAATCGGGCTTGTGACGCTTGGGTCTTATTTTTTGTTCACCCAGCTCAGCGTCGCCCTGATCCGGCTGCTTCAGCGCAGCACTCGCTTTTTCTACAACCGCACCAACCTTATTACCGTATCCCAGCTCGCGTTTAAAATGAAAGACAATGCCCGAATTTTGTTTGCCGTATCGATTATGAGCGCGGTGATGGTGACGGCCGTCGGCTCGGTTTACTCGATCCAGAAAGTGAGCCGGGATCAGCTGCTCGAGCACGTCCCTTATACGGTCGGTTTTTTGGAACGCGGCCTGAACACGCATGAAGTTGCCGATCCGCAGGAGGTAAGGTCGGTTATCGCCGCATCGGGGGAGATGCTCGAAGCGGAGGCCCGGGTTGTCGGCATCGCCGCAGCAAAGGTCCGGATTCAGCAGACGAAAGGCAAAACGGCAAATTTCCCCGAACGTTCGGCGATGGCGATCTCACAGACGGATTATAATGCGCAGGCGCAGCGGCTGGGCAAAAAGCCGGTTAAACTTGAAGACGGCCATGCCGTATATGTGCTGCCTTACAAAGAAATGAATACCGGCGGCAGCGGCAAGGGCGGCGTTATCGAAGCGGTTATCAACGGCAGCCCGGTGAAACTGAGCCTGGACGATTACGCGTACGGCGCGGTGCTCAGTCCTGTCGCAGAAGCGACTTATCTGATCGTGGCGAGCGACAAGCAGTTTATGGAATGGGACCGGCAGACGCCGGCGGAGCGGAAGCTTGTTGCGTACGGCTACGAGATTCGCGGCTGGGAACAGGCTCTGCCGGCCGTACAGAAGATTGAACAGCTCATTCCGGCAGATAAAAAGGCTCAGGCCCAGACGTACCGGGTCAGCTCATATATCGAAACCCAGCAGTCGATATCGCTCGCGTTGTTCATCGGCATGTTCATCAGTCTGCTGTTTTTCATCGCGGCGGGCAGCATGATTTATTTCAAGCTGTTTACCGAGCTGCAGGAAGACCGGGCGCAGTTCAAGGCGCTTGCGCGGATCGGAATGACGGCCGGGGAGATCCGGCGCATCGTCGCCACCCAGGTCGGGATGGTTTTCTTCGTCCCCTGTCTGGTCGGAATCGGGCACAGCCTGTTCGCGCTGAAGGCGCTCGGCGATTTGCTGGCGGCGCCGGTGTGGATGTACGGGCTGCTCGTCATCGGTATTTATGTTGTCATGCAAACCGTATATTTTCTTTTTTCATGCTCCACGTATATTCACAGTATAAGACGCGGGACGGCCGGCTGA
- a CDS encoding extracellular solute-binding protein encodes MYQIVEQAGPKINEQMKPRWIQGNPPDVVYIDGDGTFTESLLVKNQQLMDITDWVKTAKNVDGEVIKDQLIGQPKLYDGKSYAIPLVFGVFGLWYDKALFKEKGWAVPTDWTSFLEANKQGLAFGVKPIIHQGQYPYYFIRNFMRQGFVTATPKITISSDPKMAARN; translated from the coding sequence ATGTACCAGATCGTCGAACAGGCGGGTCCGAAAATCAATGAACAAATGAAGCCGCGCTGGATTCAAGGCAATCCGCCGGATGTCGTCTACATCGATGGAGACGGTACATTTACAGAATCGCTGTTAGTTAAAAATCAGCAGCTGATGGATATTACCGATTGGGTCAAGACAGCCAAAAACGTCGATGGAGAAGTGATCAAGGATCAATTGATCGGTCAACCGAAGCTGTATGACGGTAAGAGTTACGCCATTCCGCTCGTTTTCGGAGTGTTCGGCTTGTGGTATGACAAAGCGCTTTTCAAAGAAAAGGGTTGGGCCGTACCTACGGATTGGACCAGCTTTTTGGAAGCCAACAAACAAGGCTTGGCATTCGGGGTTAAACCTATTATTCATCAAGGCCAATATCCGTACTATTTCATTCGCAACTTCATGAGACAAGGATTTGTTACGGCTACCCCGAAAATTACTATTAGCTCAGACCCAAAAATGGCAGCACGAAACTAA
- a CDS encoding IS110 family transposase, which translates to MDVLIERACGLDVHKKSITACVMTPEGKEIKTFRTHTVFLLDLIDWIKQHRCTHVAMESTGVYWKPIVNLLEAEEIQFLVVNAQHIKAVPGRKTDVKDAEWICNLLRHGLLKPSYIPDRNQRELRELVRYRRSLMQERSREHNRVQKVLEGANIKLAAVVSDIMGVSSRDMMGAMIEGEEDPEKLAAFARRTLKKKKEELELALRGNMSAHQRIMLKTMLTHVDFLNEQILELDTEVAKRLDPFQQDIERLDTIPGIGRRTAEQILAEVGTDVGSRFPSAPNLCSWAGLVPGQNESAGKRKSSKTRKGNKYLRAALIEVAHSVCRSDNYLGAQYRRIAARKGRHRAAVAVAHSIMTIVYYVLTRKEDYKDLGSHYFEQRQQEAIVRQAVRKLENLGFQVALFNSEAS; encoded by the coding sequence ATGGATGTCCTCATCGAGCGCGCTTGCGGTTTGGATGTTCACAAGAAGTCCATTACCGCTTGCGTCATGACTCCCGAAGGAAAGGAGATTAAGACCTTTCGTACGCATACGGTGTTCCTGCTGGATTTAATCGACTGGATCAAGCAGCATCGCTGTACGCACGTGGCCATGGAGAGTACCGGTGTTTACTGGAAACCAATCGTCAACCTGCTTGAAGCCGAGGAGATTCAATTCCTCGTCGTAAACGCACAGCACATTAAAGCTGTTCCCGGCAGGAAGACGGATGTGAAAGATGCCGAGTGGATCTGTAACCTTCTGCGTCATGGACTGCTCAAACCCAGCTACATTCCGGACCGTAACCAACGCGAACTCCGCGAATTAGTCCGTTACCGTCGCAGCCTGATGCAGGAACGCTCTCGTGAACATAACCGGGTTCAGAAGGTCCTTGAAGGCGCCAACATTAAGCTCGCTGCTGTTGTCTCCGACATTATGGGCGTGAGCAGCCGCGATATGATGGGGGCCATGATCGAGGGAGAAGAAGATCCCGAAAAGCTGGCAGCTTTCGCGCGACGAACTCTGAAGAAAAAGAAGGAAGAGTTGGAATTGGCCTTACGCGGCAACATGAGTGCCCACCAACGGATCATGCTGAAAACGATGCTCACACACGTCGATTTTCTGAATGAGCAGATTCTCGAACTGGATACGGAGGTAGCCAAACGGCTCGACCCTTTTCAGCAAGACATTGAACGTCTAGATACCATTCCAGGGATCGGCCGACGAACCGCAGAACAAATCCTTGCCGAAGTTGGGACTGATGTCGGTTCGCGCTTCCCATCCGCCCCTAATCTCTGTTCATGGGCGGGCCTAGTTCCAGGGCAGAATGAAAGTGCCGGAAAACGAAAATCCTCAAAAACTCGCAAAGGCAACAAATATCTCCGAGCGGCACTGATTGAAGTCGCCCATTCCGTATGCAGATCCGACAACTACCTAGGAGCACAGTACAGACGCATTGCCGCCCGAAAAGGCAGACACCGAGCAGCCGTAGCCGTCGCGCACTCCATCATGACCATTGTTTATTACGTTCTTACACGAAAAGAAGATTACAAAGATTTAGGAAGTCATTATTTTGAACAGCGACAACAAGAAGCGATCGTGAGACAAGCCGTACGAAAGCTTGAGAATCTTGGTTTTCAGGTAGCCCTCTTTAATTCGGAGGCCTCTTAG
- a CDS encoding extracellular solute-binding protein — translation MANGDNPAILDDINNLKEGVFKSAPVMATLDKVESLNKLGYINKAALALNHTDSQNQWLQHKAIFIPSGLWLENEMKKTAPAGFEYGFIPSVTQDKGGKYVAVPYTNEIGIAKYAKNVEAAKAFLQFVFTKKAAINWAEKTGALMNYKVDLASTQASGAVKSAMTYLNSPDTIVTSTDSTFDQDVEKAMEDATAALLGEKITKEEWSDRMEKAAAAARKK, via the coding sequence ATGGCTAACGGGGACAATCCGGCGATTCTGGACGACATTAACAATTTGAAGGAAGGTGTCTTCAAGAGCGCACCGGTCATGGCTACATTGGACAAAGTCGAATCCTTGAACAAACTGGGCTATATTAACAAGGCAGCATTGGCTTTGAATCATACGGACTCCCAAAATCAGTGGTTGCAGCACAAGGCAATCTTCATTCCGTCCGGACTTTGGCTGGAAAATGAAATGAAAAAGACGGCTCCTGCAGGCTTCGAATATGGATTCATTCCTTCTGTTACTCAAGATAAAGGTGGAAAATATGTTGCCGTCCCTTATACGAACGAAATAGGGATCGCGAAGTACGCCAAAAATGTCGAAGCTGCAAAAGCATTTTTACAATTCGTCTTCACGAAAAAGGCTGCCATTAACTGGGCTGAAAAAACAGGCGCGTTAATGAATTATAAAGTTGATTTGGCTTCCACTCAAGCGAGCGGAGCCGTGAAAAGCGCCATGACCTACTTGAACTCGCCGGATACAATTGTTACTTCTACGGACAGCACGTTTGACCAGGATGTAGAGAAGGCTATGGAAGACGCAACAGCGGCCTTGCTTGGTGAGAAGATTACGAAAGAGGAATGGTCGGATCGAATGGAAAAAGCAGCAGCAGCAGCGCGGAAAAAATGA
- a CDS encoding sugar ABC transporter permease, translating into MNTQKKSLSSKGQYLLFIGVFIVPTFLLFGLFTLYPMVKGMYISLFDWTGSASNMKFVGLDNYRKLFEDAIIPRTIYHDYFLVFWKVIFIMLIAIFFAVGCVYHWCHDIGCIPDYDRYYQ; encoded by the coding sequence ATGAACACTCAGAAGAAGAGCTTGTCCTCAAAAGGGCAATATCTTTTGTTTATCGGTGTTTTTATCGTTCCGACATTTTTGCTGTTTGGGCTGTTTACGTTGTACCCGATGGTAAAAGGGATGTATATCAGTTTGTTTGATTGGACAGGCAGTGCTTCGAATATGAAATTTGTCGGGCTGGATAACTATCGCAAATTGTTCGAGGATGCGATCATTCCGCGCACGATTTACCACGATTATTTTTTGGTGTTCTGGAAAGTCATTTTCATTATGTTGATCGCGATATTTTTTGCCGTCGGATGCGTCTACCATTGGTGTCATGATATTGGTTGTATCCCTGATTACGACCGTTATTATCAATAG
- a CDS encoding carbohydrate ABC transporter permease, giving the protein MCIAVIQIPFGIFILSGFFQALPKELEDAATIDGCGIFGTFFKIMLPLSRSGLITVGIMNALTYWNEYIISMTLISSPGKYTVSLGLVFMQGEMQYSVDWGILFAGLVISVIPVFLLYTFFQRQIREGLTAGALKG; this is encoded by the coding sequence TTGTGTATTGCGGTCATTCAGATTCCGTTTGGGATTTTTATTTTATCTGGCTTTTTCCAAGCACTTCCCAAAGAACTTGAGGATGCGGCTACAATCGACGGCTGCGGAATATTCGGCACTTTCTTCAAAATCATGCTGCCGCTGTCCCGATCCGGTTTAATTACCGTAGGCATAATGAACGCACTTACTTACTGGAACGAGTACATCATTTCGATGACTCTTATAAGCTCCCCGGGAAAATATACGGTGTCATTAGGTCTTGTTTTCATGCAAGGAGAGATGCAATACAGTGTCGATTGGGGAATCCTGTTCGCGGGATTGGTTATTTCGGTTATTCCCGTGTTTCTACTCTACACTTTTTTTCAACGACAAATTAGAGAAGGACTGACAGCTGGGGCGCTTAAAGGGTAA
- a CDS encoding YheC/YheD family protein codes for MSEIQGRQLASKWAKTAALLSHPRIASHIPPTRMFNGDNLRSMLRVHGMVVIKPVKGAGGHGVMKVTSSGSGFSYTYYSRTRHFNSFQGLLQALKKEQKGRRYLIQKGIRLAAISGRPIDYRVKYVKTDTGWQIRSMVGRVARPGLFVTNLCRGGSMLTAAQGISRSLSGAMVTRKKREMRELTRVSTAVLEGKFHGIGQLGFDYGIDRSGKVWIFEVNTRPQ; via the coding sequence ATGAGTGAAATTCAAGGCCGGCAGCTCGCCAGCAAATGGGCCAAGACGGCGGCGCTGCTTTCCCACCCCAGGATTGCTTCCCATATTCCGCCCACTCGGATGTTTAACGGGGATAATCTGCGCAGCATGCTTCGGGTGCACGGAATGGTCGTCATCAAGCCGGTGAAAGGCGCAGGCGGACACGGTGTTATGAAGGTAACGTCCAGCGGAAGCGGATTCTCGTATACCTACTATTCGCGGACCCGGCATTTTAACAGTTTTCAAGGGCTTTTGCAGGCATTAAAGAAGGAACAGAAGGGCCGCCGGTATTTGATCCAGAAAGGAATTCGTCTCGCGGCAATAAGCGGACGGCCGATTGACTACCGGGTAAAATATGTGAAGACGGATACGGGCTGGCAAATCCGCTCGATGGTCGGACGGGTGGCAAGGCCGGGCCTGTTCGTGACCAATTTATGCCGCGGAGGAAGCATGCTGACTGCAGCGCAAGGAATCAGCCGTTCATTGTCGGGGGCGATGGTCACCCGCAAAAAACGGGAGATGAGAGAGCTGACACGAGTGTCTACGGCGGTACTGGAAGGGAAATTTCACGGAATCGGCCAGCTCGGCTTCGACTATGGCATCGACCGGAGCGGGAAAGTCTGGATTTTTGAAGTGAATACGCGTCCGCAGTAA
- the sda gene encoding sporulation histidine kinase inhibitor Sda has translation MELLSDELLVETYLAAVQFNLDPEFIEMLIGELKRRQINPDKIRLGA, from the coding sequence ATGGAGTTGCTGTCTGATGAGCTGTTGGTGGAAACGTATTTAGCGGCTGTGCAGTTCAATCTGGACCCTGAATTTATCGAGATGTTGATCGGTGAATTAAAGCGCAGACAGATCAACCCGGACAAAATTCGACTCGGTGCATAA
- a CDS encoding NAD(P)/FAD-dependent oxidoreductase, whose amino-acid sequence MSNIPKIVILGAGYGGVLTALKLQKQLNYNEADVTLVNKHDYHYITTHLHMPAAGTDNPENARVNISKLIDEFKIDFVKSTVVQIRVQDKKVILEDGTLSYDYLVISLGGEPETFGIPGLAEHAMNIRSINSVRLIREHIEYQFARFKREPHRIDYLTFVVGGAGFTGIEFIGELSDRIPELCKEFDVDRSLVKIYNIEAAPTALPGFDPELVQYAMDVLTKKGVIFKIGTAIKECTQSGVIVGDGEEIRSKTVIWTGGIRGSRLIEEAGFETMRGRVKIDDFLRAPSHEQVYIIGDSSLMMNEEGRPYPPTAQIAMQQGVTCAHNLVASIRNQPLKTFQFSNKGTVASLGKGEAIGIAFGKKYKGRKAAWLKKLIDLRYLFIIGGIPLVLRKGKIL is encoded by the coding sequence ATGAGCAATATACCGAAAATCGTTATATTGGGGGCGGGCTACGGAGGCGTGCTGACGGCGCTGAAGCTTCAGAAGCAGCTGAACTACAATGAAGCGGACGTAACGCTTGTCAACAAGCATGATTACCATTATATTACAACGCACCTTCATATGCCCGCAGCCGGTACCGACAACCCGGAAAATGCCCGCGTAAATATTTCCAAATTGATCGATGAGTTCAAAATCGATTTTGTCAAATCGACCGTGGTGCAGATCCGCGTTCAGGATAAAAAGGTCATTCTCGAAGACGGAACGTTATCGTACGACTATCTGGTCATCAGTCTGGGCGGGGAGCCGGAAACGTTCGGCATTCCCGGATTGGCTGAGCATGCGATGAATATTCGCAGCATCAACTCCGTCCGTCTCATCCGCGAGCATATCGAGTATCAGTTCGCCCGCTTTAAACGCGAGCCGCACCGCATTGATTATTTGACGTTTGTGGTGGGTGGAGCGGGCTTCACCGGCATCGAATTTATCGGGGAGCTGTCCGACCGCATCCCGGAGCTGTGCAAGGAATTTGACGTTGACCGCTCGCTGGTGAAAATTTATAACATCGAAGCCGCGCCGACCGCGCTGCCGGGCTTCGATCCCGAGCTTGTCCAATACGCGATGGATGTGCTGACGAAAAAAGGCGTTATTTTCAAAATCGGCACGGCGATCAAAGAGTGCACGCAGAGCGGCGTCATCGTCGGAGACGGCGAGGAAATCCGCTCCAAGACGGTCATCTGGACCGGCGGCATCCGCGGCAGCCGCCTCATCGAGGAAGCCGGTTTTGAAACGATGCGCGGCCGTGTTAAGATTGACGACTTCTTGCGCGCCCCGAGCCACGAGCAAGTCTATATTATCGGCGACAGCTCGCTGATGATGAACGAGGAAGGACGCCCGTATCCGCCGACGGCGCAAATCGCGATGCAGCAGGGCGTGACGTGCGCGCACAACCTGGTTGCTTCCATCCGCAACCAGCCGCTGAAGACGTTTCAATTCAGCAACAAAGGAACGGTCGCCTCGCTCGGCAAGGGCGAAGCGATCGGCATCGCGTTCGGCAAGAAGTATAAAGGACGCAAGGCGGCTTGGCTGAAAAAGCTGATCGACCTGCGCTACCTGTTCATTATCGGCGGCATTCCGCTCGTGCTGCGCAAAGGAAAGATTCTGTAA
- the hemQ gene encoding hydrogen peroxide-dependent heme synthase, whose amino-acid sequence MSEAAQTLEGWYALHDFRSIDWAAWKAAAESERAQALDELQSLLQVWSREEADKNGSTAFYSIVGQKADYVLMFLRETLEDLNAIETAFNKTSFAAFTKPAHSYVSVVELSNYMAKPGSDPLDNPDIVARLKPTMPKANHICFYPMNKRREGNDNWYMLSMDERKAMMRSHGMIGRSYAGKVKQIITGSVGFDNWEWGVTLFADDALQFKKLVYEMRFDEVSARYGEFGEFYVGNLLDGGKFAELLRV is encoded by the coding sequence ATGAGCGAAGCGGCACAAACATTGGAAGGCTGGTACGCGCTGCACGACTTCCGCAGCATCGATTGGGCGGCTTGGAAGGCGGCTGCCGAATCCGAGCGCGCACAAGCTTTGGATGAGCTTCAATCGCTTCTTCAAGTATGGAGCCGCGAAGAGGCGGACAAAAACGGCAGCACGGCCTTCTATTCCATCGTCGGCCAAAAAGCCGATTATGTGCTGATGTTCCTGCGCGAAACGCTGGAGGATCTGAATGCGATAGAGACGGCCTTCAACAAAACGTCGTTCGCGGCGTTTACGAAGCCGGCCCACTCCTACGTCAGCGTCGTGGAGCTGAGCAACTATATGGCGAAGCCGGGCAGCGACCCGCTGGATAATCCCGATATCGTCGCCCGCCTGAAGCCGACGATGCCGAAAGCGAACCATATTTGTTTCTATCCGATGAACAAACGGCGCGAAGGCAACGACAACTGGTATATGCTCAGCATGGACGAGCGGAAAGCGATGATGCGCAGCCACGGCATGATCGGCCGCAGCTACGCCGGCAAAGTCAAGCAGATCATTACCGGCTCCGTCGGCTTCGACAACTGGGAATGGGGCGTGACGCTGTTTGCGGACGACGCGCTGCAGTTCAAGAAGCTAGTGTATGAAATGCGCTTTGATGAAGTGAGCGCCCGCTACGGCGAATTCGGCGAGTTTTACGTCGGCAATTTGCTGGACGGAGGCAAATTCGCCGAATTGCTGCGGGTCTAA
- a CDS encoding YuiB family protein, whose translation MLQVAVAVVLFCVMMFGIGFILNMLMKTTWFPIYLFLVVIVPLGVWATWDHNKSALANFTSFTIVDLLPVIGAIIGAYMSGWAIRALRRGGYKMF comes from the coding sequence ATGCTTCAAGTTGCCGTGGCGGTTGTGCTGTTCTGTGTGATGATGTTCGGGATCGGCTTTATCTTAAATATGCTGATGAAGACGACCTGGTTTCCGATCTATCTGTTTCTGGTCGTCATCGTGCCTCTGGGCGTTTGGGCCACATGGGATCACAACAAATCCGCTCTTGCCAATTTTACATCCTTTACGATCGTAGATTTGCTGCCCGTCATCGGCGCGATTATCGGCGCTTATATGAGCGGATGGGCGATTCGTGCGCTGCGGCGCGGCGGGTATAAAATGTTTTGA